GCCCGCTCTTTGAAGCGGTGGCGCTTCTCGGCCTCAGCCGCGGCGCGAAAGAATCGATCTGCCTTCTTCAACTGACCGGCAAAGGCGGCCGTCTCGCCCTGATAGTAGTCCATGACGCCCTCAGCAGGCTTCGCCGCCGCCCATGCAACCTGGCGCATCATGCCGGACCGGTCGCCTTGGATGGAGGCGATCAGATAGGCGCCATAGTGCGCGACTATCTCATCGGCATTAGCGGCCAGTGACTGGTCAAACGCCTGCATCGCCTTGGGCAAATCATTCAGACCGAGATATTCGAAGCCCAGGTTGGCAGAATCAAGGCTGTTTTTGCTAAAGACGCGGATCGCCTCCTGGCTCTCGGCAATCGCCTTGGCGAATTCACCAGTCTCGATGTAATCGAAACCGAGATTGGTGTGGGCAACGAAGTCTTTGGGGTAGGTGCGCGCCCAGAGCTGGTATGTCTTGATGGATTCCTCGACCTCGCCGGTAACAAAATCGTAGTAGTGACCGGAAACATACAGTCGTTCCCTTTCTGTGGCACGATTGCGGCGCTCGAATGCCATGCGCATGTACTTGAGGGAGAGATCGCTCTCCCTCAAATTGCCGTACGACGTTCCCAGGGCGGCGTAGGCCATGGTGAAGTCCGGATCGAGCTCGATGGCTCGTTGATAAAAGGGTATTGCGCTCACATCATCGGCATTGTAGTGTTGCCCCAGCCCCAGGTTGTAGGCCCGAAGAGCTTCGAGCGAAGGGGTGGTGGCTTCCTCGATGGGCGTGTTGAATCCCTCAAGCGAGGCAAGCGATTCCCCCAATCGGCGCCGGATCTGGACGGTGGCTGTTCCCAGGGCGCGAAGCGCGTCCTCTTTTCGGCTGGCTTCGGCCTGAGCGCGGGCCAGCGTGTCGCCAGTGCGGCAGTTTATGGCTTCGAGCGTAAGGACGTAGCGGCTGCCCAGGAGCGCAATTTCGCCTGCAATCATCGCTTTGATGTTCTCGCGCTGGCAGATCTCACGGCCCACCGCCGCGGAGACGCGCGTGCTCGCGGGCTGGCCCATGTAAAGCAGCGTCTGCCGTATTTTTTCCTCCGACACCACGTTGAAGAACGGTGACTCCTCCAGTTTCACCGCTAGTGCCCGCTTCAAAGTGCCATCGAAAACCGGATCGTTGGCGATGTTCTGAAAATCGGTCAATAGGATTTGGTCCCGGGAGCTGAGAACGGGGGCGCGGCGAGCGCGCAGCAGCAGGCCTCCGCCAACCGCGCCAGCCACCATGAGGACGGCGGCGGCGACCATGACCCATCGGAGTCTGCCGGAGGTTGGCGCAGCCCTCGTCGCGTCTGCAATATTCAGTGCAGGACTGCCGGTGGGCTCTGGGGTCACCAGAAAGCGGTAACCGCGACGTGGAATAGTTTCGAGATAGCGAGGATGGTCGGCATCATCGTCTAACGCCGCTCGAATCTGCCGGACGCAAGTATTCAGTCCGTGCTCGAAATCCACGAAAGTGTCGGCGCCCCAAAGTTCATGTTTGAGCTGCTCCCGGGTCACCAATTGGCCAGCACGGCGGACCAGCAGCAGCAG
Above is a genomic segment from Terriglobales bacterium containing:
- a CDS encoding winged helix-turn-helix domain-containing protein, with product MKQVPEENAGLRFGPFELDAQTGDLRKAGHPLRLAPQPAKVLLLLVRRAGQLVTREQLKHELWGADTFVDFEHGLNTCVRQIRAALDDDADHPRYLETIPRRGYRFLVTPEPTGSPALNIADATRAAPTSGRLRWVMVAAAVLMVAGAVGGGLLLRARRAPVLSSRDQILLTDFQNIANDPVFDGTLKRALAVKLEESPFFNVVSEEKIRQTLLYMGQPASTRVSAAVGREICQRENIKAMIAGEIALLGSRYVLTLEAINCRTGDTLARAQAEASRKEDALRALGTATVQIRRRLGESLASLEGFNTPIEEATTPSLEALRAYNLGLGQHYNADDVSAIPFYQRAIELDPDFTMAYAALGTSYGNLRESDLSLKYMRMAFERRNRATERERLYVSGHYYDFVTGEVEESIKTYQLWARTYPKDFVAHTNLGFDYIETGEFAKAIAESQEAIRVFSKNSLDSANLGFEYLGLNDLPKAMQAFDQSLAANADEIVAHYGAYLIASIQGDRSGMMRQVAWAAAKPAEGVMDYYQGETAAFAGQLKKADRFFRAAAEAEKRHRFKERAANWEAIAALTQAEFGNLQAARGQALTSVAESRGMGVRVVALLALSQAGAEREAEKLAGDLQRQFPADTLLHAVWLPAARAAIEISHGDPARAIEILRAASPYELGINIPPLPHLYAIYIRGQAYLAAHQASEAAAEFQKILDHRGIAGDSPLYSLAQLGLARAFALRGERNQSRKAYETFFMAWREADAGIPILNHAKKEYSALNGRPPMQ